The stretch of DNA CGACTAGCGAAATACACTGGCGCGACGATGCCGAGAACATAAAAGATCCAGCCGCCAAGCCCGAGGATATACGAGAGATTCAGTAGTAAATCGGGTGCAAGGAGTCCGAGAATAATCACCAGAGCTGGGATACTTCCGATCGAAATCAGGGCGACCGCTGGATCGTCCATTTCTTGACTCATCTCGATCCCTGCTAGTATCATTCCGGACATAATGAACGCCACACCGGCCCAACGGAGCAGTTCAAATGAGAGGAGCACTATCAGATGCGTACTTATGTAGTATTAAAATACTATTGGTGGCTTTTGATGAAGGTATATTTGAGGATTGTTCTTTGCGAAACAGTCCACCACATTAAGGTGGTTTTTACCATCTGAATTTGTCCGAAACAGACGCTCAGTAGGTGTGCGAACTGACCAATCCGGTCTGCCGAGGACTGATAGGTATCAGGTCGTGGCTTTCTTATCAAGAGGCTTCCCGGGATATTGTATGGTCGGGACAGGGACGCTTATTATTGGACTTACAGTCGTTGTTGCAATGACGCTGACTCTCGGCTTGCTCATTTGCTTGTTGAGAGGTGCCGATGGCCTTTGAGCCGTCGGTTTGTTGTATCTACCACTTCGGACGATCGATACCGCGGAAACTTCTCGTAGCCGGTTCGCGCTGTGGATCCATCACGTCGGGGAAGACCGGCCAGTGGCCGGACACGGTTCCGCTTCCCGTTCTTTCTCAGACGTTCCGGTCGACTCACCCACAGAACGCGTCGAAATCGTTCGCTCCGGCGCTGTCGGCGATGTCCCGGAGCGTCCCGGTCCGGAGTTCGTCGTGCAGCGGGAGTTCACCTGTCGGCGGTCGTTTCGGTTCGTCGGGTGTTCGTAGTACAGTTGTGCGTGGTCTCCGGTCGTTCGTCGCCACCCGAACCCACTATGTTCACGGTACCGTCAGGACCTCTATCCCGGAGAACGTGCGCCAGCCCATCGATCAGTCGAGGACATCCGGCGGGTCGCGTTCGCTCGTGGTGTCGTCGGCAGGCTCGATTCCTGCCGCTCGGAGTTCCTCGTCGGTCGGCGGTCGGCGACGCTCACCGTCGTGCAAGGCCCCGGGTCGTCGGGTATCTCCGGCGTGGCCGTTCTGGACTCGCCCTGCGTCGTGACTCCAGTGTCGACGTCCCTTGCGATCCACCAGCCGTCCCTCTGCCAGAGACGAATCTCACCGTCGTGATCGTCGCTATCTCTGGTCGAACTGGTCGTCGTAGACGGTGTTGGCCGAGTTGTCGTAAAATGGTTCGGCGCTACCGCGCGAACTAAGAGCGGGGCCGTCCAAGCCCGCGCCATGACAGACCTCCTCGTCGCCGGCGGGCGGGTCCTCCGGCCGGACCTGACCGTCGAGCGGGCGGACGTACTCGTGGACCAGGACGACGGTACCATCGTCGCGGTTGACGAGCCGGGCGAACTGGGCGGCGACGACGAACTCGACGCCAGCGGCGGGCTGGTGATGCCCGGCCTCGTCAACGCCCACACCCACGTCGCGATGACGCTGCTGCGGGGGTACGCCGACGACAAGCCCCTGGACCGGTGGCTGCAGGAGGACATCTGGCCGGTCGAGGCCGAGCTGACCGCCGAGGACGTCCGGGCCGGCGCGGAACTGGGCCTCGTCGAGATGGTGAAGTCGGGGACGACGGCGCTGTCGGACATGTACTTCCACGTCGACGAGATCGCCGGTGCGGTCGAGCAGGCCGGCGTCCGGGCGGTGCTTGGCCACACGGCCGTCACCGTCGGCAAGGACGACGAGGGTGCCCGCGAGGACGTCCGCGAGAGCCTCGCCGTCGCCCGCGACCTCGACGGCGCGGCCGACGGGCGCGTCAGGACGACGTTCCAGCCCCACTCGCTGACCACCGTCGGCGAGGAGTACCTCCGGGAGTTCGTGCCGGAGGCCGACGCCGCCGACCTGCCCGTCCACTGTCACGCCAACGAGACGACCGACGAGGTCGATCCCATCCTCGACGAGCACGGCGTGCGCCCGCTCGAATACGCCGACGACGTGGGTCTGCTCGGCGCGGACACCTGGCTCGCGCACTGCGTCCACGTCGACGGGGCCGAGATCGACCTGCTGGCGGAGACCGGCACCGGCGTCGCCCACTGCCCGGCCTCGAACATGAAGCTCGCCAGCGGGATGGCACCGGTCCAGGCCCTGCTCGACGCCGGCGTCACCGTCGGCATCGGCACCGACGGCGCGGCCTCGAACAACGACCTCGACATGTTCGACGAGATGCGCGACGCCGCGATGGTCGGCAAGCTGGCGGCCGACGACGCCGCGGCCGTCGACGCCGGCACCGTCGTCGAGATGGCGACCGCGAACGGGGCCGAGCTACTGGGGTTCGACAGCGGCCGCGTCGAGCCGGGCGCGAACGCCGACCTCGCGGTGCTGGACCTCGACGCCGCTCACCTCACCCCCGCCCACGACCTCGTCTCGCACCTGACCTACGCCGCCCGCGGCAGCGACGTCTGCCACACCGTCTGTGACGGCGAGGTGCTGATGCGCGACCGCGAGGTCGAGGTGTTCGACGAGGCGGCGGTCCGCGACCGCGCGGCCGAGCACGCCGACTCACTCGTCGGCCGGGCTGGAGAGAGTTAAACGCTCGGAGAAGTTTTTGAACGTTATAAGACGTTTTGAGCGTATACCGCAAGGCCCGCGGGATCGGGCTGAACGGTGTGAACGGGAGGGGGGTTTAGAGAGGGATCCGGTATGCAACTGAGGTGTGATGCGCAACAAAGCTATAGCCCTCCTCACGGTCGTCGCACTGGTCGGCGCTGCGGTCGCGCCGGCGGCCGCCGACACGACTGCCGACGAATCGCTCGCCGTGGACGTCACACAGGACGAGTCCGTCACCGTCGAGGTGACCCGCAACGGCTCCGCCGTCGAGAACGCCTCGGTGACCGTCGCCGCGGTCGACGACAGCTACGACGGCTCGGGGACCTACGAGACCGGCGAGAACGGCACTGTCGACCTGCCCACGCCGGACGAGCGGGTCAACGTCTCCGTCACCGCGAGCGACGAGAACGGGACGGCCGCGACCACCGCCGAGCTCGACCCCAGCTTCGAACTGACGGTCGAACAGAGCCGTGACGTGGTCGTGACGGTCACGCGCGACGACAACGCCGTCGAGAACGTGACGGTGAACGTGACCAGCCGTGAGGTCAACAGCGACTACGACGGCACCGGCAGCTACGAGACGGACGCGAACGGCACCGTCGTCCTCCCGACGCCCGACGACGACGAGCAGGTGGCCGTGACCGTCACGGACGGTGTGACCGTCGAGCGGAACCTCACGCTGGTCGACGGCATCGACGTCACGGCCGAGCAGAACGACGACGGCACGGTCGCCGTCGACGTGACCCGCAACGGGACGGCCATCGAGGACGCCAACGTCTCCGTCTCGACCGACGGAAACGCGTCCTACGAGGACACCGGCGAGTTCCGGACCGACGCCGACGGCGAACTGTCGCTGGCCGCACCCGCGGAGAACGTCACCATCACGGTGAACGCGAGCGCCGACAGCGCGTCGGCCTCGACCACCCTCGACCTCGAGTACGTCAACGAGACCGCCGAGGAGGAGGCGTTCGGGGGCGTCTCGGACTTCGTCCACTACCTCCTGCAGAACGGTACCACCGGCATCGGGCCGCAGGTCGCCGACTTCGTGACCGAGAACAACCCCGGGAACGCGCCGGACCACGCCGGCCCGCCCGCGGACGCCGGCCCCCAGGGTGACGACGACGAGACCGAGCGCGGCCCGCCCGAAGACGCCGGCCCGCCCGAGGACCGCGGGCCCGACGGTGAGCGCGGTCCGCCCGAAGACGCCGGCCCGGACGGCGATGACGACGACGAGGCCGAAGAAGAAGACGAGAGCGACGAGGAAGAGGAGACCGAAACGGAAGACGACGCGGAGAGCGACGACGAGGACGAGGAAACGGACAGCGACGACGATGACGACGATGACGACGATGACGACGATGACGACGGCGGCGGTCCGCCCGAGGACCGCGGCAACGGTAACGGTCGATAGGCGGCCTTCGGTAGGGTTTTTTGCGCGCTGTCCCTCCGTTCGGGTATGACATCCCCGATCTCGGAGCGACTCGACGACGTCGAGGCGGCCCGCGAGTCCGGCCGCCGGAAGATGGACTGGGCGGCCCAGCACATGCCCATCTGTGACGCCCTGCGCGAGGAGTTCGAGGCCGACCAGCCCTTCGCCGGCGAGCGGATCGGGATGGCGATGCACGTCGAGGCCAAGACGGCCGTGCTCGCGGAGCTGCTCGCGGCCGGCGGCGCGGAGGTCGCCATCACCGGCTGCAACCCGCTCTCGACCCACGACGACGTCTCGGCGGCGCTGGACGCCGTCGAGGGCGTCACCTCCTACGCCGAGCGCGGCGTCGACGACGAGGCGTACTACGCCGCCATCGAGGCGGTCATCGACCACGAACCGACGATCACGGTCGACGACGGGATGGACCTCGTGGCGGCGGTCCACGAGGACTACCCCGAGCTCGTCGACACCATCGTCGGCGGGGCCGAGGAGACCACCACCGGGGTCCACCGCCTGCGAGCGATGGACGAGGACGGCGAGCTCGACTACCCCGTGTTCGCGGTCAACGACACGCCGATGAAGCGGCTGTTCGACAACGTCCACGGCACCGGCGAGTCCGCACTCGCGAGCATCGCGATGACGACGAACCTCTCGTGGGCCGGCAAGACGGTCGTCGTCGCCGGCTACGGCCACTGCGGCAAGGGCGTCGCGAAGAAGGCCAGCGGCCAGAACGCCGACGTGGTCGTCACGGAGGTCGAGCCCCGCCGCGCGCTGGAGGCCCACATGGAAGGCTACGACGTGAAGCCGATGGCCGAGGCCGCCGAAGAGGGCGACGTGTTCGTCACGACGACGGGCAACCGTGACGTCATCGTCGAGGAGCACTTCGAGCGGATGGCCGACGGCGTCCTGCTGGCCAACGCCGGCCACTTCGACGTCGAGATCGACCTCGACGCGCTCTCGGACCTCGCGGTCGACACCTACGAGGCCCGCGACGGCGTGCGGGCCTACGAGCTGGCCGACGGCCGCCGGCTGAACGTCCTGGCCGAGGGGCGGCTCGTCAACCTCGCGACCCCGGTGGCGCTGGGCCACCCCGTCGAGGTGATGGACCAGAGCTTCGGCATCCAGGCGGTCTGCGTGCGCGAACTGGTCGAGCACGGCGACGACTACGACGCCGGCGTCCACGACGTCCCCGACCGGCTGGACGAGGAGGTCGCGGAGATCAAGCTGGCCGCCGAGGGCGTCGAGTTCGACTCGCTGACGGACGAACAGGCCGAGTACATGGACTCCTGGCAGCACGGGACGTAGGGCGGTTCTGAGCGGAGCGAAGAACCGCCATCCGGAACGGCGAGCGTAGCGAGCCGTGGAGGACGTAGGGTTCTCGCGCACCGCGCGAGAACCGGATAGCCGAACGGCGAGCGACCCGATCAGACCCCGACCGCGTCCTCGTCGGTGGGTGACTCCTCGGCCGCGGCGGCACTCTCGCCGTCCTCGGTCACCACGTCCTCCAGCCACCGGCCCCGGAGGAAGAACACCGCCGCGGCGACGGTGGCGACCACGTTGGAGGCGGCGATGCCGTACCACGCGCCGAGCGCGCCCATGTCGAGGCCGACGACGAGGACGGCGGCGGCGACGGCCCGGAACCCCCACATCGCCAGGAGGCCGAGCGCCATCGAGAGACGCGTCGAGCCCGCGCCGTGGAACGCACCGTTCATCATGTGGAAGCCGGCCATCACGGCCCACGTCGGCGCGACGATGCGCAGGAAGTCGGTGCCGTAGCCGACGACGGCGGCGGCTCCCTCGCCGGTGACGAACACGCCGACGATGGCCGGCGCGAACGCGACCGTCAGCGCCGCGGCGGCGAGGAAGGCGGCGACGAGGATGGCACTGGCCAGCAGGACGGTCCGGCGGGCTCGGCCCCGCTTGCCGGCACCGAGGTTCTGGCCCACGACGGTCTCGACGGCCATCCCCATCCCGACCATCGGGAGCCAGACCAGCGAGGTGAAGCGGCTGCCGACCCCGTAGGCGGCGACGGCGTCCGAACCGACCAGCGCGACCAGTGCGGTCATCACCGCCACGGACAGCGCCTGCGTGCTCTGCTCGACGCTGAGGGGCGCGCCCACGTCGACGATACGGCGGACGGTGGCCAGCTCCGGCCGGAGGTCGGCGGCCGAGAGTTCGATACCGACCCGACCGGAGAACAGCAGCCACAGACCGACGGCGGCCGCCAGCCCTCGCGAGCCGACCGTCGCGATGGCCGCCCCCTCGACGCCGAGGCCGGTGAAACCCGTCGCCGCCAGCGCGTCGGCGGCCAGCCACTCCAGGCCGAGCCACGCGAACAGTGGGTTGTCCGCGAACCCGAGGATGGCGACCGGGTCGACGACGACGTTGAGCGCGACGGAGCCGACCATCAGGTACATCGGCGTCTTGGTGTCGCCCCAGCCCCGCAGCAGCGCCTGGAAGACGAAGAACCCGAGCATAAACCACAGCCCGAGGAAGACGTACCGGGTGTAGGTCACCGCCATCTCGTGGATGGCCGTGCCGGGCGTCGTCCCGACGAGGGCCAGCAGCGACGGGGCCACGAGGTAGCCGACGACGGAGATGGCGACCGAGAGTCCGGTGACGAACACGAGCGTCTGGCCGGCGACGTGGCTCACCCGGCCGTCCTTCTCCGCGCCGGTGTTCTGGGAGACGAGGATGGTCCCGGCGGCGGTCATCCCCCCGCCGACGCTGACCAGCAGGAAGACGATGGGCCAGGAGAACGACAGGGCGCTGACGGCGTCGCTGCCGAGCCGACCGACCCAGAAGGTGTCGGCGACGTTGTACAGCGTCTGCAGGAGCTGGGTGGCGACCAGCGGCGCGGCCAGGGTCAGCAGCGGCCACAGGAGGCCGCCCTCGGTGAACCGCTCGGCCTGCTCGCTCGTCGCCGTCATCGTCGACACTCCCGGGGGAGGGCGGGGACCGACATACCACCGAGTCCGCGGCGTCGGAGTAAATCCTTTCCGTGGGTGTGTGACGCTACCGCAGGCGGGGACGTCAGCCCGCCGTCGCGGCCGCCTCGCCGTCCTCGGCCGCCTCCTCGACGACGGCCTCGTCCCAGTCCCCGACCACGAACCAGGCGGCGACCAGCGCCGCGGCGGCGACGTGCGAGACGGCGATCCCCCACCAGACGCCCGCAGCGCCCATCCCGGCGACGGTGATCAGCGCCAGCGTCGGCGGGATGCGGAACAGCCACTGGGAGGCGATCGAGAAGGCGAGCGCGGTCCGGGTGCTGCCGGCCCCGCGGAACGCGGCGTTGAGCAGGTGGAACAGCCCCATAAACACGTAGGTCGGCCCGATGACCCGGAAGTAGTCCGCGCCGAGCCGGAGGATCTCGGGGGCGGTCTCGCTCGCGTCGAAGAAGGCGGCGACGATGGCGGCGGCGAAGGCGTAGGCCCCGGCGCTGGCCGCGAGGAAGGCCGCTCCGCCCAGCGCACACGCCAGCAGGACCGCGCGGCGGGCGCGGCCGCGCTCGTCCGCGCCGAGGTTCTGCCCGACCGCGGTCTCGACGCCCTGTGCCAGCCCGACCGCGGGGAGGTAGACCAGCGTGTTGATTCGGTTGCCGACGCCGTAGGCGGCGACGGCCTCGGTGCCGACCATCGCGACGAGGACGGTCATCCCCGTGTAGGCCAGCGAGCCGGCCGTCCGCTCCAGTCCGGCGGGGCCGCCCACGTCCAGGATCTTCCGGACCGTCGCCCCGTCGGGCCGGAGGTGCGACAGGGAGAGGTCGATGCCGAGCCGCCCCGAGAACAGCAGCCAGAAGCCGGCGAGGGCCGCACCGCCCCGGGAGATGACCGTCGCGACGGCCGCCCCCTCGACGCCCATCCCGGCGAAGCCGGTCAGCGCGTACAGCGAGCCCATCAGTCCCTCCAGACCCAGCGCCGAGAAGACGACGTTCCGGTCGAACCCCAGCACGAAGAAGGGGTCGAGGGCGGCGTTGGCGGCGACGCTGCCGAGCATCAGGTACATCGGCGTCCGGGTGTCCCCCCACCCGCGGAGGATGGCCTGGAAGGCGAACGCGCCGAAGGTGAAGGCCGTCCCGGCGAAGACGATGCGGGTGTACTCGACGGCCATCCGGTGGATGGCGGTCCCGGCCGTCGTCCCGACGTAGGGCAACAGGACCGGGGCCAGCAGGTAGCCGACGACCGACAGGAGCCCCGAGACG from Haloarcula litorea encodes:
- a CDS encoding amidohydrolase, whose protein sequence is MTDLLVAGGRVLRPDLTVERADVLVDQDDGTIVAVDEPGELGGDDELDASGGLVMPGLVNAHTHVAMTLLRGYADDKPLDRWLQEDIWPVEAELTAEDVRAGAELGLVEMVKSGTTALSDMYFHVDEIAGAVEQAGVRAVLGHTAVTVGKDDEGAREDVRESLAVARDLDGAADGRVRTTFQPHSLTTVGEEYLREFVPEADAADLPVHCHANETTDEVDPILDEHGVRPLEYADDVGLLGADTWLAHCVHVDGAEIDLLAETGTGVAHCPASNMKLASGMAPVQALLDAGVTVGIGTDGAASNNDLDMFDEMRDAAMVGKLAADDAAAVDAGTVVEMATANGAELLGFDSGRVEPGANADLAVLDLDAAHLTPAHDLVSHLTYAARGSDVCHTVCDGEVLMRDREVEVFDEAAVRDRAAEHADSLVGRAGES
- a CDS encoding collagen-like triple helix repeat-containing protein, yielding MRNKAIALLTVVALVGAAVAPAAADTTADESLAVDVTQDESVTVEVTRNGSAVENASVTVAAVDDSYDGSGTYETGENGTVDLPTPDERVNVSVTASDENGTAATTAELDPSFELTVEQSRDVVVTVTRDDNAVENVTVNVTSREVNSDYDGTGSYETDANGTVVLPTPDDDEQVAVTVTDGVTVERNLTLVDGIDVTAEQNDDGTVAVDVTRNGTAIEDANVSVSTDGNASYEDTGEFRTDADGELSLAAPAENVTITVNASADSASASTTLDLEYVNETAEEEAFGGVSDFVHYLLQNGTTGIGPQVADFVTENNPGNAPDHAGPPADAGPQGDDDETERGPPEDAGPPEDRGPDGERGPPEDAGPDGDDDDEAEEEDESDEEEETETEDDAESDDEDEETDSDDDDDDDDDDDDDDGGGPPEDRGNGNGR
- a CDS encoding adenosylhomocysteinase, with protein sequence MTSPISERLDDVEAARESGRRKMDWAAQHMPICDALREEFEADQPFAGERIGMAMHVEAKTAVLAELLAAGGAEVAITGCNPLSTHDDVSAALDAVEGVTSYAERGVDDEAYYAAIEAVIDHEPTITVDDGMDLVAAVHEDYPELVDTIVGGAEETTTGVHRLRAMDEDGELDYPVFAVNDTPMKRLFDNVHGTGESALASIAMTTNLSWAGKTVVVAGYGHCGKGVAKKASGQNADVVVTEVEPRRALEAHMEGYDVKPMAEAAEEGDVFVTTTGNRDVIVEEHFERMADGVLLANAGHFDVEIDLDALSDLAVDTYEARDGVRAYELADGRRLNVLAEGRLVNLATPVALGHPVEVMDQSFGIQAVCVRELVEHGDDYDAGVHDVPDRLDEEVAEIKLAAEGVEFDSLTDEQAEYMDSWQHGT
- a CDS encoding MATE family efflux transporter, which gives rise to MTATSEQAERFTEGGLLWPLLTLAAPLVATQLLQTLYNVADTFWVGRLGSDAVSALSFSWPIVFLLVSVGGGMTAAGTILVSQNTGAEKDGRVSHVAGQTLVFVTGLSVAISVVGYLVAPSLLALVGTTPGTAIHEMAVTYTRYVFLGLWFMLGFFVFQALLRGWGDTKTPMYLMVGSVALNVVVDPVAILGFADNPLFAWLGLEWLAADALAATGFTGLGVEGAAIATVGSRGLAAAVGLWLLFSGRVGIELSAADLRPELATVRRIVDVGAPLSVEQSTQALSVAVMTALVALVGSDAVAAYGVGSRFTSLVWLPMVGMGMAVETVVGQNLGAGKRGRARRTVLLASAILVAAFLAAAALTVAFAPAIVGVFVTGEGAAAVVGYGTDFLRIVAPTWAVMAGFHMMNGAFHGAGSTRLSMALGLLAMWGFRAVAAAVLVVGLDMGALGAWYGIAASNVVATVAAAVFFLRGRWLEDVVTEDGESAAAAEESPTDEDAVGV
- a CDS encoding MATE family efflux transporter; the protein is MSTTDRSVDLTEGPLLGPLLKLSLPLVGTQLLQVAYNLVDTFVVGRLGGDAVAALTYSLPFIFLTISLGSGLTVAGTVLVSQHRGADNEARVRAVAGQTIAVTAVVSGLLSVVGYLLAPVLLPYVGTTAGTAIHRMAVEYTRIVFAGTAFTFGAFAFQAILRGWGDTRTPMYLMLGSVAANAALDPFFVLGFDRNVVFSALGLEGLMGSLYALTGFAGMGVEGAAVATVISRGGAALAGFWLLFSGRLGIDLSLSHLRPDGATVRKILDVGGPAGLERTAGSLAYTGMTVLVAMVGTEAVAAYGVGNRINTLVYLPAVGLAQGVETAVGQNLGADERGRARRAVLLACALGGAAFLAASAGAYAFAAAIVAAFFDASETAPEILRLGADYFRVIGPTYVFMGLFHLLNAAFRGAGSTRTALAFSIASQWLFRIPPTLALITVAGMGAAGVWWGIAVSHVAAAALVAAWFVVGDWDEAVVEEAAEDGEAAATAG